In Comamonas sp. lk, the following proteins share a genomic window:
- a CDS encoding ABC transporter ATP-binding protein has protein sequence MPHPSAAPALLEVKELAKRYGDGAQRSTVFEQVSCSVQAGEFVAVVGDSGVGKSTFLNCLAGLDSWQQGRITHQGTDLSSLDETRRAIWRRQHLGFVFQAFHVLPHLDVTQNVALPLMLLGRMNAQGQQRVEQVLQAVGLAGLGSRLPQQLSGGQLQRVAIARAVVHSPPLLLADEPTGNLDPGTARQIMDLLLQQTREQHTALVLVTHSREAARRADRVLRLTAQGMQMQPQTQASDA, from the coding sequence ATGCCTCATCCATCTGCTGCCCCTGCCCTGCTAGAAGTCAAAGAACTGGCCAAGCGCTATGGCGACGGTGCACAGCGCAGCACGGTGTTCGAGCAAGTCAGCTGCAGCGTGCAGGCAGGGGAATTTGTGGCCGTCGTGGGAGATTCCGGCGTGGGCAAATCCACGTTTCTCAACTGCCTGGCCGGGCTGGACTCCTGGCAGCAAGGCCGGATCACGCACCAGGGCACCGATCTCTCCAGCCTGGACGAAACCCGGCGCGCCATCTGGCGGCGCCAGCACCTGGGTTTTGTGTTCCAGGCCTTTCATGTGCTGCCGCACCTCGATGTGACGCAGAACGTAGCACTGCCTCTGATGCTGCTGGGGCGCATGAATGCCCAGGGCCAGCAGCGTGTGGAGCAGGTGCTGCAAGCCGTGGGCCTTGCGGGCCTGGGTTCACGTCTGCCCCAGCAACTGAGCGGCGGGCAATTGCAGCGCGTTGCCATTGCGCGGGCCGTGGTGCACTCGCCGCCGCTGCTGCTGGCCGATGAACCCACGGGCAATCTGGACCCCGGCACGGCCCGGCAGATCATGGACTTGCTGCTGCAGCAGACGCGGGAGCAGCACACGGCGCTGGTGCTGGTCACCCACTCCAGAGAGGCCGCCCGTCGCGCAGACCGTGTGCTCAGGCTCACCGCCCAAGGCATGCAGATGCAGCCGCAAACGCAGGCAAGCGACGCGTGA
- the miaA gene encoding tRNA (adenosine(37)-N6)-dimethylallyltransferase MiaA: protein MTATHQLPCIAIAGPTASGKTAAALALADRLAQRGQKAEIISVDSALVYRGMDIGTAKPSAAELAAVPHHLIDIIDPLQAYSAAEFVRDTQRLVAEIRERSAIPLLVGGTMLYFKALMDGLDDMPAANPEVRAQLDAQAAQLGWPAMHARLAEVDPVTAARLAPADSQRIQRALEVWQISGKPLSSFHTSKNKAGPAEQLGLAALFSLEPENRAWLHQRIALRFDLMLEQGFLDEVRTLRARGDLHLDLPSIRCVGYRQAWEVLDAHEADPSRPLDMAGLRERGIVATRQLAKRQITWLRSMPQRQAIACDAPDAQARLLTAAMQLIDSAA, encoded by the coding sequence ATGACTGCTACTCATCAGCTGCCCTGTATCGCCATTGCCGGCCCCACTGCCTCGGGCAAGACCGCCGCAGCGCTGGCGCTTGCAGACCGTCTGGCGCAGCGGGGGCAAAAAGCCGAGATCATCAGCGTGGACTCGGCCCTGGTCTATCGCGGCATGGACATAGGCACGGCCAAGCCTTCTGCCGCCGAGTTGGCCGCCGTGCCTCACCACCTGATCGACATCATCGACCCGCTGCAAGCCTATAGCGCAGCCGAGTTTGTGCGCGATACGCAGAGGCTGGTGGCTGAAATTCGCGAGCGCTCGGCCATCCCGCTGCTGGTGGGCGGCACCATGCTTTACTTCAAGGCCTTGATGGACGGGCTGGACGATATGCCTGCCGCCAACCCCGAGGTGCGCGCCCAGCTCGATGCCCAGGCCGCGCAACTGGGCTGGCCCGCCATGCACGCCCGACTGGCCGAAGTCGATCCCGTCACTGCGGCGCGTCTCGCGCCCGCCGACAGCCAGCGCATTCAGCGCGCGCTGGAAGTCTGGCAGATTTCGGGCAAGCCGCTATCGAGCTTTCACACCAGCAAAAACAAAGCAGGTCCCGCAGAGCAGTTAGGCCTTGCAGCTCTTTTTTCTCTGGAACCGGAGAACCGGGCCTGGCTGCACCAGCGCATCGCGCTGCGCTTCGATCTGATGCTGGAGCAAGGTTTTCTGGACGAAGTACGCACGCTGCGCGCACGCGGCGACCTGCATCTGGATCTGCCCTCGATTCGCTGCGTGGGCTACCGCCAGGCCTGGGAGGTACTCGATGCCCATGAGGCCGATCCATCCAGACCGCTGGACATGGCGGGGCTGCGCGAACGCGGCATTGTGGCCACGCGCCAGCTGGCCAAACGCCAGATCACCTGGCTGCGCTCCATGCCCCAGCGCCAAGCCATTGCCTGCGATGCCCCGGATGCACAAGCGCGGCTGCTGACGGCTGCCATGCAGCTGATTGATTCGGCAGCTTGA
- a CDS encoding sulfatase-like hydrolase/transferase: MTAPNIVFILADDLGWADLGVYGATDFKTPHLDRLAAQGVRFNQAYANSAVCSATRIALITGRYQYRLRAGLEEPLARYGGQLGLPSEHPTLPSLLKDAGYDTALIGKWHLGQPPAYGPQRSGYDYFFGNHHGAIDYFTHKPGVGEQFGRDLWQGSEPVERTGYYTYILGDEATRYLHERKSSDKPFFLSLHFTAPHWPWEGPNDEHVAHSIKDLFHYDGGSLKKYGEIVEALDKAVGQVLQALDDSGQADNTIVIFTSDNGGERFSKTWPFTGQKTELLEGGIRVPTLLRWSARIQPQVQEQVTATFDWLPTLLAAAGARPHPDYPSDGQNILPILEGQLADDAAHTDRTLFWRYNSQSQRAVRQGPWKYLQINDNEFLFNVVEDARERANLKHHQPEIFARLRQQWEQWDQQLLPAAEAIYSHGLSPDIQADRYVPARLSQS; this comes from the coding sequence ATGACCGCTCCGAATATTGTTTTCATCCTGGCCGACGACCTGGGCTGGGCCGACCTTGGCGTCTATGGCGCCACCGACTTCAAGACGCCTCACCTGGATCGCCTCGCTGCCCAAGGCGTGCGCTTTAACCAGGCTTACGCCAACTCCGCCGTCTGCTCGGCCACGCGCATTGCGCTGATCACCGGACGCTACCAGTACCGCCTGCGTGCCGGCCTTGAAGAACCGTTGGCCCGCTATGGGGGCCAGCTGGGTCTGCCGTCCGAGCACCCCACCCTGCCCTCGCTACTCAAGGATGCCGGCTACGACACCGCGCTGATTGGCAAATGGCATCTGGGCCAGCCGCCCGCCTATGGACCGCAGCGCAGCGGCTATGACTATTTCTTTGGCAACCATCATGGCGCCATCGACTATTTCACGCACAAGCCCGGCGTGGGCGAGCAGTTCGGCCGCGACCTCTGGCAAGGCAGCGAGCCCGTGGAGCGCACGGGTTACTACACCTACATCCTGGGCGATGAAGCCACCCGCTATTTGCATGAGCGCAAGAGCAGCGACAAGCCCTTTTTCCTCTCGCTGCACTTCACGGCACCGCACTGGCCTTGGGAGGGGCCGAACGACGAGCATGTCGCACACAGCATCAAGGACTTGTTTCACTACGACGGCGGCAGCCTGAAGAAGTACGGCGAGATCGTCGAGGCCCTGGACAAGGCCGTGGGCCAGGTGCTGCAGGCACTCGATGACAGCGGCCAGGCCGACAACACCATCGTCATCTTCACCAGCGACAACGGCGGCGAGCGCTTTTCCAAGACCTGGCCCTTTACCGGTCAGAAGACCGAGTTGCTGGAGGGAGGCATACGCGTGCCCACGCTGCTGCGCTGGAGCGCCCGCATTCAGCCCCAGGTACAGGAGCAGGTCACGGCCACTTTTGACTGGCTGCCCACGCTGCTGGCTGCGGCCGGTGCCAGGCCACACCCTGACTACCCCAGCGACGGCCAGAACATCCTGCCTATCCTGGAGGGTCAGCTGGCAGACGATGCAGCCCATACCGACCGTACCTTGTTCTGGCGCTACAACTCCCAATCCCAGCGGGCCGTGCGACAAGGCCCCTGGAAATACCTCCAAATCAACGACAACGAATTCCTGTTCAACGTTGTCGAGGATGCCCGCGAACGCGCCAACCTCAAGCACCATCAGCCCGAGATCTTCGCCCGGCTGCGCCAGCAATGGGAACAATGGGATCAGCAGCTGCTGCCGGCCGCCGAAGCCATTTACAGCCATGGCCTATCCCCCGATATTCAGGCCGACCGCTATGTGCCCGCTCGCCTGAGCCAGAGCTGA
- a CDS encoding cupin domain-containing protein: protein MYFSALLCSSAFMMMSGNAMAQASGLSRTMVGKADVSVPGREAVVAKVEVAPGSRAGRHTHPGDEISYVTEGEVDLLIDGQPPRTVKAGESFVVPAGVIHDAHNASSAAVKLVGVYVVEKGKPLATPAP, encoded by the coding sequence ATGTATTTCTCCGCACTACTGTGCAGCAGTGCTTTCATGATGATGAGCGGCAACGCCATGGCCCAGGCCAGCGGTCTGTCGCGCACCATGGTGGGCAAGGCTGATGTCTCCGTGCCCGGCCGCGAAGCCGTGGTGGCCAAAGTGGAAGTGGCTCCCGGCTCGCGCGCCGGCCGCCACACCCATCCGGGCGACGAAATCAGCTATGTGACCGAGGGCGAGGTGGACCTGCTGATAGACGGCCAGCCGCCGCGCACCGTCAAGGCCGGCGAATCCTTTGTGGTGCCGGCAGGCGTGATTCACGATGCGCACAACGCCAGCAGTGCCGCCGTCAAACTGGTGGGCGTGTATGTGGTGGAAAAAGGCAAGCCGCTGGCCACGCCCGCGCCCTGA
- a CDS encoding carotenoid 1,2-hydratase has translation MQAGLAAGGLTLLPPAWGLPIKTLQFPRDFGSHPELQTEWWYITGQLQAGGKPWGFQLTFFRSRVSATQELRSSLAAKQLIFAHAALCDVQGQKLQHDQRMARAGLGLAGASEADTQVHINDWRLQRLPQPGKSADQGSRYQAHLAAKDFTLDLQFESTQPVLLQGKAGLSSKGPDAGQASYYYSQPQLKVSGSIVVGGKRLAVEAGSDLRNRAWLDHECSQALLHQDAQGWDWIGMNLDDGSALTTFHLRRKNGSALWAGGSFRAADQSQAQIFAADQVLFEPLRWWTSPHSQTRYPVAWSVQTPAGRYEVQARVDNQELDSRASTGAIYWEGLCELQRVASDGSKRLVGSGYLEMTGYANAMKL, from the coding sequence CTGCAGGCCGGACTGGCTGCAGGCGGCCTGACTTTGCTGCCGCCCGCCTGGGGCCTGCCAATCAAGACGCTGCAGTTTCCGCGCGACTTTGGCAGCCACCCCGAGCTGCAAACCGAATGGTGGTACATCACGGGCCAGCTCCAGGCCGGCGGCAAGCCCTGGGGCTTTCAGCTGACCTTCTTTCGCTCGCGCGTCAGCGCTACGCAGGAGCTGCGCTCGTCCCTGGCGGCAAAGCAGCTGATTTTTGCCCATGCCGCACTGTGCGATGTACAAGGCCAAAAACTGCAGCACGATCAGCGCATGGCCCGCGCCGGTCTGGGGCTGGCCGGAGCCAGTGAAGCCGATACCCAGGTGCATATAAACGACTGGCGCCTGCAACGCCTACCCCAGCCGGGCAAAAGCGCCGATCAGGGCAGCCGCTACCAGGCGCATCTGGCGGCCAAGGATTTCACGCTGGATCTTCAGTTCGAGAGTACACAGCCGGTGCTGCTGCAAGGCAAGGCCGGTCTTTCAAGCAAGGGGCCGGATGCAGGGCAAGCCAGCTATTACTACAGCCAGCCCCAGCTCAAGGTCAGCGGCTCCATCGTGGTCGGCGGCAAGCGTCTGGCCGTGGAGGCCGGCAGCGACTTGCGCAACCGCGCCTGGCTCGATCATGAATGCAGCCAAGCCTTGCTGCACCAGGACGCGCAAGGCTGGGACTGGATTGGCATGAATCTGGACGACGGGAGCGCGCTGACCACATTTCATCTGCGGCGCAAGAATGGCAGCGCCCTGTGGGCCGGAGGATCGTTTCGTGCAGCAGATCAAAGCCAGGCCCAGATCTTTGCGGCCGATCAGGTGCTGTTTGAGCCGCTGCGCTGGTGGACCAGCCCGCACAGCCAGACCCGCTACCCCGTGGCCTGGAGCGTGCAGACACCGGCCGGCCGCTACGAGGTTCAGGCACGGGTCGACAACCAGGAGCTGGACAGCCGCGCCAGCACCGGCGCCATCTACTGGGAAGGTTTGTGCGAGCTGCAGCGTGTGGCCTCCGACGGCAGCAAGCGGCTCGTGGGCAGCGGCTATCTGGAGATGACGGGTTATGCCAATGCGATGAAGCTCTGA
- a CDS encoding tripartite tricarboxylate transporter substrate-binding protein — protein sequence MHSRRTFLQQSLLVISAASTASFSLTALAKAAEGAAIPQASRILVGFGAGGGIDQLARVLADNIAPQLGKGHYVVVDNKPGANGQIAAQTLLNAAPDGSTYLIAPLITPVLSQIVYKKPGYDPARDFAPVSLLAHFQFGLAVPAKHPARNIQEYVAWLKAHPQQANFGSPAVGSLPHFFGLLLGEAAQVNIVHVPYKGGPAMMTDLISGQLASAIQTTSELAPLHREGKVRILGTFGTARTKELPEIPTFTEAGYPKAVGSGWYSLWARKGTSPQAIAAVNQAVNSALSNPSLQTKWSELSLQPDPRTPAALEQLRVAEVAKWRPVITASGFAIE from the coding sequence ATGCATTCCCGTCGTACTTTTCTGCAGCAATCCCTGCTGGTTATTTCTGCCGCTTCCACCGCTTCCTTTTCGCTGACTGCCCTGGCCAAAGCCGCCGAAGGAGCGGCCATCCCGCAGGCCAGCCGCATTCTGGTCGGCTTTGGTGCCGGCGGCGGAATTGATCAACTGGCCCGCGTGTTGGCCGACAACATCGCTCCCCAACTGGGCAAGGGCCACTACGTGGTGGTCGACAACAAACCCGGAGCGAATGGACAGATTGCCGCCCAGACCTTGCTGAACGCAGCGCCCGACGGCAGCACCTATCTGATCGCACCGCTAATCACGCCGGTGCTCTCGCAAATCGTCTACAAAAAGCCCGGCTACGACCCGGCACGCGACTTTGCCCCTGTGAGCCTGCTGGCGCACTTCCAGTTTGGGCTGGCCGTACCGGCCAAGCACCCGGCACGCAATATCCAGGAATACGTGGCCTGGCTCAAAGCCCATCCGCAGCAGGCCAATTTCGGCAGTCCGGCCGTGGGCAGCCTGCCGCACTTTTTCGGTCTGCTGCTGGGCGAAGCAGCCCAGGTCAATATCGTCCACGTGCCGTACAAGGGCGGTCCGGCCATGATGACGGATCTGATCAGCGGGCAGCTGGCTTCGGCCATACAGACCACCAGCGAACTGGCGCCCTTGCACAGAGAGGGCAAGGTACGGATTCTGGGAACGTTCGGCACCGCGCGCACCAAAGAGCTGCCCGAGATTCCCACCTTCACCGAAGCCGGTTACCCCAAGGCCGTGGGCAGCGGCTGGTACAGCCTCTGGGCACGCAAAGGCACTTCGCCCCAGGCCATCGCCGCCGTCAACCAGGCTGTCAACTCCGCACTGAGCAACCCCAGCCTGCAGACCAAATGGAGCGAGCTGTCCTTGCAGCCCGATCCCCGCACGCCCGCCGCGCTGGAGCAGCTGCGCGTGGCGGAAGTCGCCAAATGGCGCCCCGTGATCACCGCTTCCGGCTTTGCCATCGAATAA
- a CDS encoding ABC transporter permease has translation MISGPPLLQLLASFSWQELRQHPWRTATALIAIMLGVALGFAVHVINQSALDEFSRAVRSVNGQPDLQLHAMQGGLPLDLYAQLAQTEGVALAVPWIETTVLLPRSKQESNPDQAPPPTPGTRATAGSAPGTPLRVVGSDALKLAPVAPALMPRLFEGNNRLDLFAPDAVFLNAAALQALNLKPDQAHNAALQWLQNGQRQTLRIAGTVAAAGAPVAVMDIGALQERLQRFDDIDRVDVLLAENSSRNALMTRLHQLPAWQPRILVQQPGDDQQRIGEMSRAYRVNLTVLALVALFTGAFLVFSVLALSVAQRAPQFALLAVLGTTPRQRLALVLLEALALGITGSMAGIALGTGLAWLALNLLGGDLGGGFFSGVQPALQWSPVAALVFALLGVAATVAGAWWPARAAMDLPPAATLKGLGVAHEKPARLAPALILLLSSVALAFMPPIAGISLAAYAAVGLLLLGGMAALPWLLGRVLALVPQTFRHRPLPLLAFERARRMRHSTTVAVGGVVASLSLAVALTVMVTSFRGSMIEWLDAVLPAPLYVRAAGGSSRVDAALLPAGLAAQIARLPGVERAQAMRTTTLMLSPQNPGISLLIRPLRSRPGEPAQQLPWVAGPVEARHAQDNGQVLVAVHISEAVAQLYDLKPGDDWPLLSQAFGRQAQDGKAQKAHFYIASIWRDYVRQFGAIAIDWQDYLRLGGDARASDIAIWPRSAGAQSSTPASAPIQTGIADMLAATGQAVPALEYVSSTALRERSLRIFDRNFAVTYWLQAVAIAIGLFGIAASFSAQVLARRKEFGLLAHLGLTRRNILVVVAGEGLAWTGLGAIAGTLLGLGVAVILVHVVNPQSFHWSMDLRLPLLRLLALAAAVVLAGVVTAWLAGRQAASADAVLAVKEDW, from the coding sequence GTGATTTCCGGCCCGCCCCTTCTTCAGCTGCTGGCCAGCTTTTCCTGGCAGGAGCTGCGCCAGCACCCCTGGCGCACGGCCACGGCGCTGATCGCCATCATGCTGGGCGTGGCGCTGGGCTTTGCCGTGCATGTCATCAACCAGTCGGCATTGGACGAATTCTCGCGCGCCGTGCGCAGCGTCAACGGCCAGCCCGACCTGCAACTGCACGCCATGCAAGGCGGCTTGCCGCTGGATCTTTATGCCCAGCTGGCACAGACCGAGGGCGTGGCCCTGGCCGTGCCCTGGATTGAAACCACGGTGCTGCTTCCTCGCAGCAAACAAGAGAGCAATCCAGACCAAGCACCGCCCCCCACACCAGGCACGCGCGCAACCGCAGGCTCAGCACCAGGCACGCCGCTGCGGGTCGTGGGCAGCGATGCCCTGAAGCTGGCCCCCGTGGCGCCGGCCCTCATGCCCCGTCTGTTCGAAGGAAACAACCGGCTGGATCTGTTTGCGCCCGATGCGGTTTTCCTCAATGCCGCCGCCCTCCAGGCTCTGAACCTGAAGCCGGATCAGGCGCACAACGCAGCATTGCAGTGGCTGCAGAACGGCCAGCGGCAAACCCTGCGCATCGCCGGCACAGTGGCCGCCGCCGGTGCGCCGGTGGCAGTCATGGATATTGGCGCCCTGCAGGAGCGGCTGCAGCGCTTTGACGACATCGACCGTGTTGACGTTTTGCTGGCAGAGAACAGCTCGCGCAACGCGTTGATGACCCGCTTGCATCAGCTGCCGGCATGGCAGCCGCGCATCCTGGTTCAGCAGCCCGGCGACGACCAGCAGCGCATAGGCGAGATGTCGCGCGCCTACCGCGTCAATCTCACCGTGCTGGCGCTGGTGGCCTTGTTTACCGGCGCCTTTCTGGTGTTCTCGGTACTGGCGCTGAGCGTGGCCCAGCGAGCGCCCCAGTTTGCGCTGCTGGCCGTGCTGGGCACCACGCCACGCCAGCGCCTGGCCCTGGTGCTGCTGGAGGCTCTGGCCCTTGGCATCACCGGCAGCATGGCCGGTATTGCGCTGGGTACAGGTCTGGCCTGGCTGGCGCTGAACCTGCTTGGCGGCGATCTGGGCGGCGGCTTTTTTTCCGGCGTGCAACCGGCGCTGCAATGGAGCCCGGTGGCTGCCCTGGTGTTCGCTTTACTAGGAGTGGCGGCCACCGTGGCCGGAGCCTGGTGGCCGGCGCGGGCCGCCATGGATTTACCGCCGGCGGCCACGCTCAAAGGCCTGGGTGTAGCCCATGAAAAACCGGCACGCCTGGCACCGGCCCTGATCTTGCTGCTGAGCAGCGTGGCCCTGGCCTTCATGCCGCCGATAGCTGGCATCTCGCTGGCAGCCTATGCCGCCGTCGGCTTGCTGCTGCTGGGCGGCATGGCAGCCCTGCCATGGCTTTTGGGCCGCGTGCTGGCACTGGTGCCCCAGACCTTCAGGCATCGGCCTCTGCCTTTGCTGGCTTTCGAGCGCGCCAGACGCATGCGCCACTCCACCACGGTTGCTGTCGGCGGCGTGGTGGCCAGCCTGAGTCTGGCGGTGGCGCTGACCGTCATGGTGACCAGTTTTCGCGGCAGCATGATCGAATGGCTGGATGCCGTGTTGCCGGCCCCGCTGTACGTACGTGCGGCAGGCGGTTCCAGCCGGGTGGATGCCGCCCTGCTCCCGGCTGGCCTGGCGGCACAGATTGCCCGGCTGCCCGGTGTGGAGCGCGCACAAGCCATGCGCACGACCACCTTGATGCTCAGCCCGCAAAACCCCGGCATCAGCCTGCTGATACGCCCTTTGAGGAGCCGGCCCGGCGAGCCGGCGCAGCAACTGCCCTGGGTGGCGGGCCCGGTGGAGGCCAGACATGCGCAGGACAATGGACAGGTGCTGGTTGCCGTGCATATCAGCGAAGCCGTGGCACAGCTGTATGACTTGAAGCCCGGCGACGACTGGCCGCTGCTTTCACAGGCTTTTGGCCGTCAAGCCCAGGACGGTAAAGCGCAAAAAGCTCACTTTTATATAGCAAGCATCTGGCGTGACTATGTGCGCCAGTTCGGCGCCATTGCCATCGACTGGCAAGACTATCTGCGTCTGGGCGGCGATGCACGCGCCAGCGACATTGCCATCTGGCCCCGAAGCGCCGGCGCCCAGTCATCGACCCCAGCGTCTGCCCCGATACAGACAGGCATAGCCGATATGCTGGCGGCCACGGGCCAGGCCGTACCGGCCCTGGAATATGTGAGCAGCACCGCGCTGCGAGAGCGGTCTTTGCGCATTTTTGATCGCAACTTTGCCGTCACCTACTGGCTGCAGGCCGTGGCCATAGCCATCGGTCTGTTCGGCATTGCCGCCAGCTTCAGCGCGCAGGTGCTGGCGCGGCGCAAGGAGTTTGGCCTGCTCGCCCACCTGGGCCTGACGCGCCGCAATATTCTGGTCGTGGTGGCCGGCGAAGGCCTGGCCTGGACGGGCCTGGGAGCCATTGCCGGCACGCTGTTAGGCCTGGGCGTCGCCGTGATTCTGGTGCATGTGGTGAATCCGCAAAGCTTTCACTGGAGCATGGACTTGCGCCTGCCGCTGCTGCGGCTGCTGGCCCTGGCCGCTGCCGTGGTGCTGGCCGGCGTGGTCACGGCCTGGCTGGCCGGACGACAGGCTGCCAGCGCCGATGCCGTGCTGGCCGTCAAGGAGGATTGGTAA
- a CDS encoding methylglyoxal synthase — protein MSICLGLAANKLHHQTEDAALFSLLRACEAGIRELKLGFHAVGRTYDAITAAGMLQGYKGLVRYPYGREGGLMKLVAEVVGMEGDERTLDGAIYLMDPVDPSSIFPEALAMKRQCVIHGKPFLSTVASTRDWIEMERIHAGLARDRNADRFHDYENQTLALIAHDAMKPTMLDFVDRNFELLSRYRRRVGTGTTGQKLNELAWSKGWPAGKPWVDRYNSGPLGGDAQIADLVLEKRCHRAIFFEDPHVARQHEADIQLLERAVTTVTHDAVCSTSPQVAQRWCDAAVKRK, from the coding sequence ATGTCGATCTGCCTGGGGCTTGCCGCCAACAAATTGCATCACCAAACCGAGGATGCCGCGCTGTTTTCCCTGCTGCGCGCCTGCGAGGCGGGAATCCGGGAGCTGAAGCTTGGCTTCCACGCGGTGGGCCGCACCTATGACGCGATCACCGCTGCCGGCATGTTGCAGGGCTACAAAGGCCTAGTGCGCTACCCCTATGGCCGTGAAGGCGGGCTGATGAAGCTGGTGGCCGAAGTGGTGGGCATGGAAGGCGACGAACGCACGCTGGATGGCGCCATCTATCTGATGGACCCGGTCGATCCTTCTTCCATCTTCCCCGAAGCCCTGGCCATGAAGCGCCAGTGCGTGATTCACGGCAAGCCGTTTCTCTCCACCGTGGCATCGACCCGCGACTGGATAGAGATGGAGCGCATCCATGCCGGGCTGGCGCGCGACCGCAATGCCGACCGCTTTCACGACTATGAAAACCAGACGCTGGCGCTGATTGCCCACGATGCCATGAAGCCCACCATGCTGGATTTTGTGGACCGCAATTTCGAGTTGCTCTCACGTTACCGCCGCCGGGTGGGCACCGGTACCACGGGTCAGAAGCTCAACGAGCTGGCCTGGAGCAAGGGCTGGCCTGCGGGCAAGCCCTGGGTGGACCGCTACAACAGCGGCCCTCTGGGAGGAGACGCGCAGATTGCCGATCTGGTGCTGGAAAAGCGCTGCCACCGCGCCATCTTCTTTGAAGATCCCCATGTGGCCCGCCAGCACGAGGCTGATATCCAGTTGCTGGAGCGCGCCGTGACAACGGTCACCCACGATGCCGTGTGCAGCACCTCGCCCCAGGTGGCGCAGCGCTGGTGCGATGCGGCCGTCAAGCGCAAATAG
- a CDS encoding alpha/beta fold hydrolase: MPASARFWKLRRLLLALGLIVLAALSVWGMQVLDAKQRAWIFQPSDRSWSGVNTAGMQDVWIDFRSRDGSDARLHALWMPASNRQAPLLLYLHGARWNVKGSSPRIRRLNDMGFSVLAVDYRGFGQSSKTLPSEASATEDARAGWDWLARKAPERPRYIFGHSLGGAIAIDLAASVKDESGVMVESTFTRIADVVSSMPWGWLPVGPLITQRFDSVNKVAAIGSPLLVVHGSADPLIPVALGQQLFEAAQEPKRLILVDGATHHNTQTKAMAQYRSALHELFGLNLAKSKS; the protein is encoded by the coding sequence ATGCCTGCCTCAGCCCGCTTCTGGAAACTGCGCCGCCTCCTGCTCGCCCTGGGCCTGATCGTGCTTGCGGCCCTGTCGGTCTGGGGCATGCAGGTGCTAGACGCCAAGCAGCGCGCCTGGATTTTCCAGCCCAGCGACCGCAGCTGGTCCGGCGTCAACACCGCAGGCATGCAGGATGTCTGGATCGATTTCCGCAGCCGCGACGGCAGCGACGCCAGGTTGCATGCGCTATGGATGCCGGCCAGCAATCGCCAGGCCCCGCTGCTGCTTTATCTGCACGGAGCACGCTGGAATGTGAAAGGTTCCTCGCCCCGCATCCGGCGACTCAACGACATGGGCTTTTCCGTGCTGGCCGTGGATTACCGGGGTTTTGGTCAAAGCAGCAAAACCCTGCCGTCCGAGGCTTCCGCCACCGAAGATGCCCGTGCCGGCTGGGACTGGCTGGCCCGCAAAGCGCCGGAGCGGCCACGCTATATCTTTGGCCATTCGCTGGGCGGGGCGATTGCGATTGATCTGGCCGCCTCCGTCAAGGATGAATCCGGCGTCATGGTCGAATCCACCTTCACCCGCATTGCCGATGTGGTCAGTTCCATGCCCTGGGGCTGGCTGCCCGTGGGGCCGCTGATCACGCAGCGCTTTGATTCGGTGAACAAGGTCGCCGCCATCGGCTCTCCCCTGCTGGTCGTGCACGGTTCGGCAGATCCGCTGATTCCCGTCGCTCTGGGCCAGCAGCTGTTTGAAGCAGCACAAGAGCCCAAGCGCCTGATCCTGGTGGACGGCGCCACCCACCACAACACCCAGACCAAGGCCATGGCCCAGTACCGCTCGGCACTGCATGAGCTGTTCGGCCTAAACCTGGCCAAAAGCAAGAGTTGA